ATCGGACCATGCCCGCAAAATCCGTCGGGTCTTTGCCGACCACCCACGGCACCACATCTTCGCCGCTGATCATCCATTCCCTGTAAAACGCCAAATATTCGGCTTCAAGCTCTACGGTTGGGCTTACCAATCGCACTTCGGTTTTCACTCGCATTCCTCCCGCTTAAGTTCTGTTTATCCTTTTCCTGAATTATACAGGAATAGACAGCGGCTGGCTCCTTTTTTTCCAAAATCGTTTGTTCGGCAGGATTATGCCTCCGCGCATCGAATAAGTTACCTTCGACATATGGAACAAGGAGCTGCAGCATGGATTTTACAGTGGAATATTTGTCTTTTTTTGTCATTCAAACCGAAGGTGACGAAAGCAAGCATTATAAGCATTTTCAAACGCTGGACGAGAGCGGATACGAGGAGAGCGAGCTGAGCTCGTTCCTGGACGGCGAGTTGGCGAAAATCGCAAAGCGAAAGGCCGAACGCAATCCGCGGGCGGAGCAGGTGCCGACGAAAATCGGCCGTTTTATCGTTGAGGCAGGCTACGATGTGGACAGCAATCCGAACTACAACCAGTTCAATCGGCTGCGCGAAGCCGAAACGAAGGAGCAATTTTTGAACTTTGCCGACGATATGCTGCGGGCGTATATGGATGCCAGCGCAATACGGGGAGGCGCCTTGTTTATCGCCAGGGCGAAGCTGCCGAAGTATACGGACGAGCGGTTCGTTTTCCTGATGAAATGCGATTTCGAGCAAAAAATCGCCCGCATCACCGACGAGCGCAGTCTGCTCCATCAAGTCGAAATGGCGATCAGCGCGAAAAATATGAAGTCGATCATGTATCCGCACATGCCGGAGGCGGGCATGGTCGAGCCGTGGGAGCTGAAGATTCATCAGTCGTCCCATGCAAAATATTTTGAGGACTTTTTGAAATTCGTCGAATATGAAAAATCGATACCGGAAATCATGAACGACCGGGTCGTGCAGATGGTGCAGCAATATATCGAGGAGAAATACGAGCCGGAAAGCCCGCTGCGGCAGCAGGAGGAGCAGGATCTCGAGCTGTGGGCCTACAGCGAGGAGCGCGAGCTTCAGCACAAATGGACCCCTCAGCAGGTTGTCGAGGCGGCCGCCCCGCTTATCGAGCAGAAGCCGGATCTCGAGCTGAAGCTGAAGCTCGGGCACATTACCGTTCGCGGCCTGCTCGCGGATTACGGCGACCGGGTGCACATCGCCCGCGAAGGGGGACGTTACGTCGTCCTGATCGAAGGCGACTCGCTGATGTTCGATCGCGCCGTTTCCCCGGTAGAGCTTGCCCAGCCCGAGACGCTGGAGCAGGCGGTGGAGCGCATCCGCAGCAAGGCGGAGGAAGAGGACGGCGTACCTTACTGAGCCGGCCGGAAACTCACACCTTCCCTAGATCGCCGCCCGGAAGTATCGGATAAATTGTCGGCTCAACATTGGCTTCCGCATATTGAGCCAGTATCGATTGTATGATCGCATCCGGCCGCTCAAGCGAAGCGATCACATAGTGATGGATTCCGGAATCTCCGGCTTCGTCAATCGTGCCGTACCGGAAGCTGCCCCACGGACGGTCCCGTTCGGTACGGCCGGATCCGATCAAATAACGGACGTCGATGCCGTGAAAATAGGCGGTTTGGATGATTTCATCCGCTATTCCGCCGGAGCCTGCGACATGAACGATGCTTGCCCGGTTTTGTTTGATTCGCAGCATCAGGTTGGCGAGCATCGTCTTTCGTCCGAACGCATCCTGCAAACGCGAAAAATAGTTGAACCTGTAATAAGGTAAGTCGCGGGTCACAATCCCTTGCGGCCAAAATGCATTGATCACCGATGGCGCCAAGTTGCAAAAGTCCATAAAATAATCGCCGCCATGCTCGAAATAGCTTTGTGGAAAAGACGGGCAAATCGGGAGAGACACTTCCCCGAAATGATTGTCTTGATGCGTCAGATCGCCCAGAAGCTGCGCTTCCTTCGGAGTCGGCATGTCAATCAGCCGGTGAAACGGCAGCACCCACTGCCGCCGGTTTTTCGGGACGTTCGGATCGATGCGCTTCCGGAAATAGTCCAGGTACAGCTGGAATGCGAATATCCCGCGTTGGCAAGCTTCCTTTAACGCAAAGTCATGCGATTTGTGTCGCAGAACGGCCAGTTCGGGCCGAACGGCACCGGCGTTGTCCGGCTTGTAGCCCAGCGTCGTGCCGAACGTCCCCATGGACAGCTCCTCCAAAAAGGCGGGAGTTCGCGCCAGCGTCTTGGCCAGATCCGCGTTTTCGCCGGAGTCGGTCATATAGCAGCGCACATCGTGACCGCTTAGTACGGTGCGGCTGATTGCCGAAGAACCTACGGCCAGCAGATGGATGGGGGCGTACGGCTGACCGGTCAGCCGAAAAATGCGGTCCAACGCCGTTTGAATGGTCCCGTTAAACCCGATATCCAATGTGACAAGAGCCGGGGAAGGGCCGCACTCCTGAACCAAATACCGCATAAGCAGCTCACGTTGGCTGCGGGCATTCCGTCGGACTTGCTCGAGTTGGGCGGATTGTCCGAGATAGTCCGCTAGCTGCTTTCGAAGCTCGGGGTGGTCCGAAAGCGGCGTCCGCAGCAGCTCTTCGGAAACGCCGGACAGCCGAGCAAACTCCGCCATCTCCAATTGTAACGCATGAAAAACGTCATTTGCTGAAATCTCGCTTCTTTGCAGCAGCTCATCCAGCTCCAGGACCCCGAATTGCTCCAAAGAAGGCAAGTACAACGCCTGTCTCGACACGTAGAGCGGTTTAACCTCAAGGGATAGGCCCCGCTGCCGCACGACGCGCTCCAGCATCGGACCAAGCAGGTAACCTTCCCTCATCAGTGGATGGATGGAGGATCTGCCGCTCCGGATGCATTCGTCGACGGCCCATTCGCAAAGATCGTGCAGAAACGGCCCGAACAAGGACGCCCCCATATGATGGAAGTAAGCTTCCTCCCCGGTATACTCCTCTTTATGCAAGGAACAGCCCGCCAGCTTACGGATCGATTTGATGTTCGGCAGCACGCTTCCGTGGCGAATAAATTCCCAATGAAAGGGACTGTCGAAATTTTCCGGAACGACCTGATAATGAATGCAGGGAATGTTTCGCGAACGCGCGCCATCTATGTCGGCGTACGTGCTGTCCCCGATATGTACGATAGCGGCACGGGAGATGCCGGGAAACTTAGCCAGCAAACGGTCGAATAAATACCCTGATCGCTTGTCGCCGTTCTCCTCGCACGATACGAGCAATACATCGATCGACTCGTCTGCGTTCAGCCCTGCGGAACGAAGGATGCTCCGAATAGCGGATGACGGCAAGTACATATCGGACAGCAGCGCAACCCGTTTGCCGTGCCGTTTGCACCAATTGACCAAGGAGGCGGCATTCGGATTCAGATAGCACATTTCGCTTTCGGTTTCTATCTCAAGGTCGAACCACATATTGGTATTTCCGATGGAACCGGGCATTTGCTCGTAAATTTCACGAAGCGACACTTCGGAGCTGCGTTCGCGCGCCCATTTTAAATCCCTGGCCGTATGTTCCGCGTCAATCCGGAGTTTGGCGAATTCGTCGGCATTCAGGGGAGGGAGCGAAGCGGAACGCGAGGCCGCTTTTTCCCACATGCGGTTAAAGACTTTTCCGGGAGACATGCATTTGCGAAACAGAAGGGTATCGAAAATATCCAGGCTGACCAGCTCGATCTTATTCTGCATCGGCACAAATTGCCTCAAATCACGGTCGGTTTTCCATAATTCCAAATTGTCAGGCGCAATTTCTATATCGCTGTTGCGAAGCATTGTCATCGTTCCCTCTCTCCATGTAAAAAAACTAACTTCCGCTGAATCGGCGAATTTTACGGAATAAATCAGTGAACACCGCATTGCGGTCAATATGATAAATGTAGCGGACCAACCTCGTTTTATCGTGTGTTGACCAGCGCAAATCCCGGG
The window above is part of the Paenibacillus hamazuiensis genome. Proteins encoded here:
- a CDS encoding DUF3900 domain-containing protein; this translates as MDFTVEYLSFFVIQTEGDESKHYKHFQTLDESGYEESELSSFLDGELAKIAKRKAERNPRAEQVPTKIGRFIVEAGYDVDSNPNYNQFNRLREAETKEQFLNFADDMLRAYMDASAIRGGALFIARAKLPKYTDERFVFLMKCDFEQKIARITDERSLLHQVEMAISAKNMKSIMYPHMPEAGMVEPWELKIHQSSHAKYFEDFLKFVEYEKSIPEIMNDRVVQMVQQYIEEKYEPESPLRQQEEQDLELWAYSEERELQHKWTPQQVVEAAAPLIEQKPDLELKLKLGHITVRGLLADYGDRVHIAREGGRYVVLIEGDSLMFDRAVSPVELAQPETLEQAVERIRSKAEEEDGVPY
- a CDS encoding HAD family hydrolase, which encodes MTMLRNSDIEIAPDNLELWKTDRDLRQFVPMQNKIELVSLDIFDTLLFRKCMSPGKVFNRMWEKAASRSASLPPLNADEFAKLRIDAEHTARDLKWARERSSEVSLREIYEQMPGSIGNTNMWFDLEIETESEMCYLNPNAASLVNWCKRHGKRVALLSDMYLPSSAIRSILRSAGLNADESIDVLLVSCEENGDKRSGYLFDRLLAKFPGISRAAIVHIGDSTYADIDGARSRNIPCIHYQVVPENFDSPFHWEFIRHGSVLPNIKSIRKLAGCSLHKEEYTGEEAYFHHMGASLFGPFLHDLCEWAVDECIRSGRSSIHPLMREGYLLGPMLERVVRQRGLSLEVKPLYVSRQALYLPSLEQFGVLELDELLQRSEISANDVFHALQLEMAEFARLSGVSEELLRTPLSDHPELRKQLADYLGQSAQLEQVRRNARSQRELLMRYLVQECGPSPALVTLDIGFNGTIQTALDRIFRLTGQPYAPIHLLAVGSSAISRTVLSGHDVRCYMTDSGENADLAKTLARTPAFLEELSMGTFGTTLGYKPDNAGAVRPELAVLRHKSHDFALKEACQRGIFAFQLYLDYFRKRIDPNVPKNRRQWVLPFHRLIDMPTPKEAQLLGDLTHQDNHFGEVSLPICPSFPQSYFEHGGDYFMDFCNLAPSVINAFWPQGIVTRDLPYYRFNYFSRLQDAFGRKTMLANLMLRIKQNRASIVHVAGSGGIADEIIQTAYFHGIDVRYLIGSGRTERDRPWGSFRYGTIDEAGDSGIHHYVIASLERPDAIIQSILAQYAEANVEPTIYPILPGGDLGKV